One genomic region from Anopheles bellator chromosome 2, idAnoBellAS_SP24_06.2, whole genome shotgun sequence encodes:
- the LOC131207724 gene encoding DNA repair and recombination protein RAD54-like produces the protein MVSSAPQRKSLVPSRCLPSTAVNSPFKSPLSAQKRQRECRKRGETATGGSPSAGPKLTVSEHEMMILKILSQPFKVPIANYVPEHSTRCLGMKRAAARRAMYDPFACNALVLYSPPELTEHEKLKMDTNKLPVHVVVDPLLGNILRPHQREGVRFMYDCVTGAKGEFNGCIMADEMGLGKTLQCITLLWTLLRQSPDCKPTIGKAIIVCPSSLVKNWYKEFGKWLGCRVNCLSIDGGSKEQTTKELEQYMANQSQRHGTPVLIISYETFRLYAPILNNSEVGAVLCDEGHRLKNCENLTYQALMGLKTKRRVLLSGTPIQNDLTEYYSLLHFVNPNMLGTTAEFRKQYELPILRGQDANSTEAEREKATERLQELAGLVNRCMIRRTSALLTKYLPVKFEMVVCVRMTAVQADLYKAFLQSDTVRRSLQQQRSEHKASLTALSNITTLKKLCNHPDLVYDKIQEGADGFEKAASIMPANYSARELRPELGAKLLLLDCMLASIKTTTTDKIVLVSNYTQTLDLFEKLCRKRGYGYVRLDGTMTIKKRGKVVDQFNSADSSDFIFMLSSKAGGCGLNLIGANRLVMFDPDWNPANDEQAMARVWRDGQKKPCFIYRLLATGSIEEKIFQRQTHKKALSTTVVDNNEDGERHFTQDDLKDLFKLDEVTISDTHDIFRCKRCTNGVQMRLPPESSDCMSDLVHWYHCANNKGIPDDILSKSWDITRCISFVFHHRSNSAVVEQELAEQRRQQALAAKQQKEEEVDDEAKENRRTDSCPEDDDDEPEDDGKDEDFVL, from the exons ATGGTGTCCTCAGCCCCGCAG CGTAAAAGCCTCGTGCCGAGCCGGTGCCTACCGTCGACAGCGGTTAATTCGCCTTTCAAAAGCCCCCTATCCGCACAGAAACGACAACGAGAATGTCGCAAACGGGGAGAAACGGCTACTGGCGGATCCCCGTCGGCGGGTCCGAAGCTAACCGTTTCCGAGCACGAAATGATGATCCTCAAGATTTTGAGCCAACCATTCAAGGTGCCGATCGCGAACTATGTGCCCGAGCATTCGACCCGTTGTCTGGGCATGAAACGGGCGGCGGCACGACGAGCCATGTACGATCCCTTCGCCTGTAACGCCCTCGTGCTGTACAGTCCGCCTGAGTTGACCGAACACGAGAAGCTTAAGATGGACACAAACAAACTACCAGTCCACGTGGTAGTCGATCCCCTGCTCGGTAACATTCTGCGTCCTCATCAGCGGGAAGGTGTCCGCTTCATGTACGACTGTGTGACCGGCGCGAAGGGCGAATTTAATGGGTGTATCATGGCTGATGAAATGGG GCTTGGAAAGACTCTGCAATGTATTACGTTGCTCTGGACACTACTCCGGCAAAGCCCTGACTGTAAACCAACGATCGGGAAGGCGATTATCGTGTGCCCCAGTTCGTTGGTGAAGAATTGGTACAAAGAGTTCGGCAAGTGGCTCGGTTGCCGTGTGAATTGCCTGTCCATTGACGGTGGTTCGAAAGAGCAAACAACTAAAGAGTTGGAACAGTACATGGCAAACCAGAGCCAACGGCACGGTACGCCGGTGCTGATAATTAGCTACGAAACGTTTCGCCTTTACGCGCCCATACTGAACAATTCGGAAGTAGGAGCCGTCCTGTGTGACGAGGGGCATCGGCTGAAGAACTGCGAAAACCTTACCTACCAAGCGCTGATGGGACtcaaaacgaagcgaagggtTCTGCTGTCCGGAACACCAATCCAGAACGATCTGACCGAGTATTACAGTTTGTTGCACTTTGTAAACCCCAACATGTTGGGTACAACTGCG GAATTTCGTAAGCAGTATGAGTTGCCGATTCTTCGCGGCCAGGACGCCAATTCTACAGAAGCGGAGCGTGAAAAGGCGACGGAGCGTTTGCAGGAGTTGGCGGGACTCGTGAATCGGTGTATGATACGGCGTACCAGCGCATTGCTGACTAAGTATCTTCCAGTTAAGTTCGAGATGGTGGTTTGCGTACGGATGACCGCTGTGCAGGCTGACCTGTATAAAGCATTTTTACAGTCGGACACGGTCCGGCGAAGCTTGCAACAGCAGCGCTCGGAGCACAAAGCTAGTTTGACCGCACTCTCAAACATAACGACGCTGAAGAAGCTGTGCAACCACCCGGATCTGGTATACGATAAGATACAGGAGGGTGCCGATGGGTTCGAGAAAGCAGCCAGTATCATGCCTGCAAACTATAGCGCTCGCGAGTTGCGCCCAGAGCTCGGAGCGAAGCTTCTTTTGCTAGATTGTATGCTGGCCTCCatcaaaaccaccaccaccgataaGATCGTGCTCGTGTCGAACTACACGCAAACGTTGGATTTGTTTGAGAAGCTGTGCCGCAAACGAGGATATGGCTACGTGCGACTTGATGGCACGATGACGATCAAGAAACGAGGAAAGGTAGTGGACCAATTCAACAGTGCCGATTCGTCCGATTTTATCTTTATGCTCAGCTCGAAGGCAGGCGGTTGCGGATTGAACCTGATCGGGGCAAACCGGTTGGTGATGTTCGATCCGGATTGGAACCCGGCCAACGATGAGCAAGCGATGGCCCGAGTGTGGCGCGATGGGCAGAAGAAACCGTGCTTCATCTATCGGCTCCTAGCCACTGGTTCGATCGAGGAAAAAATCTTCCAACGTCAGACGCACAAGAAAGCACTttcgacgacggtggtcgACAATAATGAGGACGGTGAACGGCACTTTACGCAGGACGACCTGAAAGATCTGTTCAAGTTGGACGAGGTGACAATCTCGGACACGCACGATATCTTTCGTTGCAAACGCTGCACGAACGGTGTTCAGATGCGCTTGCCACCGGAAAGCAGCGACTGCATGTCGGATCTGGTGCACTGGTACCATTGCGCCAACAATAAGGGTATTCCGGATGACATACTTTCGAAGTCGTGGGACATTACCCGCTGTATTTCGTTCGTGTTTCACCATCGCTCCAATTCGGCCGTGGTGGAGCAAGAGCTAGCCGAACAAAGGCGCCAGCAGGCACTGGCCGCGAAACAGCAAAAAGAGGAAGAGGTGGAcgacgaagcgaaggaaaatagGAGAACCGATTCCTGtcccgaggacgacgacgatgagccgGAGGATGACGGGAAGGACGAAGATTTCGTTCTGTAG
- the LOC131212917 gene encoding ER degradation-enhancing alpha-mannosidase-like protein 3, with amino-acid sequence MRTLSTVNRGTPNVVCLWVAVMVMLPVTMGTEETPTVPTHNMSNKERNELKEEAREMFYHAYRAYMDNAYPADELMPLSCTGRYRGVTPSRGDLDDTLGNFSMTLVDTLDTLVVLGDLEEFESAVKLVIKDVKFDNDIIVSVFETNIRMIGGLLSGHILAEYVQKQADVMSWYRGELLEMAKDLGYRLLPAFNTSTGIPHARVNLKHGMKVEALRHSRETCTACAGTILLEFAALSRLSGEPIFELKAHAAMDALWKMRHRSSELMGTVLNVHSGDWIRRESGVGAGIDSYYEYCLKSYILLGDERYLARFNRHYNAIMKYISQGPMLLDVQMHRPHTKTRNFMDALLAFWPGLQVLSGDLKPAVQTHEMLYQVMQMHTFIPEAFTFDFQVHWGQHHLRPEFIESTYFLYRATGDHYYLHAGKKALKALQQHARVPCGYAAVNDVRTGKHEDRMDSYVLSETFKYLFLLFSDPADLILNIEDFIFTTEAHLLPLTLGVLGNNTLGTRDQEDQVHMLDYMRSCPSPNKLFPETVRRPLRDLVTGVCPRISSAKRLRATDFQASNADHLRTVYDMGITMVSLGEGKVQLLHSFYNAKSPEDAERGLVFMQEMVELSKSNAIPNTQLQAVAFRRDDDQEMHVLEAGPSHFGMELTNDMSVVQQAVYAKPIKLCSALKNADEIRGKIVIVERGECTFVDKARKAQTAGAVAAIVFDNMPNTSINNQQMFAMSGDGRDDVQIPVVFLFTKEAEQLMTTIKQQPTTELTLMSVSGLKEKLDRERADTTKTDTNSKSKTATP; translated from the exons ATGCGGACATTATCGACCGTGAATCGAGGGACACCGAATGTGGTCTGTCTGTGGGTGGCCGTGATGGTCATGCTTCCGGTGACAATGGGCACCGAGGAGACACCGACCGTTCCCACACACAACATGTCGAACAAGGAACGCAACGAGCTAAA GGAGGAGGCCAGGGAAATGTTCTACCATGCGTACCGGGCGTACATGGATAACGCGTATCCGGCGGACGAATTGATGCCGCTGAGCTGCACCGGCCGGTACCGAGGTGTGACACCCTCCCGCGGTGATCTGGACGATACGCTTGGGAA TTTCTCTATGACGCTCGTGGACACGCTCGACACCCTGGTGGTACTTGGCGATTTGGAAGAGTTCGAAAGTGCTGTTAAGTTGGTGATAAAAGATGTGAAATTCGACAACGACATTATCGTGTCAGTGTTCGAGACCAACATTCGAATGATCGG TGGTTTGCTCTCTGGCCATATTTTGGCAGAGTACGTCCAGAAGCAGGCAGATGTGATGAGCTGGTATCGTGGTGAGCTCCTAGAGATGGCCAAAGATCTTGGCTATCGATTACTGCCCGCTTTTAACACATCTACTGGCATTCCACATGCACGG GTCAACCTAAAGCACGGTATGAAGGTGGAAGCATTGCGGCACTCGCGCGAGACATGCACCGCATGTGCGGGAACAATTCTTCTCGAATTTGCCGCCCTTTCTCGACTGAGTGGAGAACCCATCTTTGAGCTTAAAGCCCATGCTGCCATGGACGCACTGTGGAAGATGCGTCACCGGAGCTCGGAACTAATGGGTACGGTTCTGAACGTGCATTCCGGAGACTGGATACGGCGTGAGTCCGGCGTGGGAGCAGGTATCGATTCGTACTACGAGTACTGCCTCAAATCGTACATTCTTCTTGGGGATGAGCGTTATTTGGCACGCTTCAACCGCCACTACAATGCGATTATGAAATACATTAGCCAAGGCCCAATGCTGCTCGACGTACAGATGCATCGACCACACACAAAGACGCGCAACTTTATGGATGCACTGTTGGCTTTCTGGCCCGGTCTGCAAGTGCTGTCGGGTGATCTAAAACCCGCCGTACAAACGCACGAGATGCTGTACCAAGTCATGCAAATGCATACCTTCATTCCGGAGGCGTTCACGTTCGACTTTCAG GTGCACTGGGGACAGCATCATCTGCGGCCAGAGTTTATAGAGTCAACGTACTTTCTGTACCGCGCAACAGGCGACCATTACTATTTGCAT GCAGGGAAGAAAGCTCTGAAAGCCTTACAGCAGCACGCCCGTGTACCGTGCGGATACGCAGCAGTGAATGATGTCCGTACCGGTAAACACGAGGACCGCATGGATTCATACGTTCTATCCGAAACGTTCAAGTATctgtttttgctgttctcCGATCCGGCGGATCTCATTCTGAACATTGAGGACTTTATCTTCACCACCGAAGCCCATCTGCTACCACTGACGCTGGGCGTATTGGGCAATAACACTTTAG GTACGAGAGACCAGGAAGATCAGGTCCACATGCTGGACTACATGCGATCGTGCCCGAGTCCGAACAAGTTATTTCCTGAAACGGTCCGGCGTCCACTACGTGACCTTGTTACGGGAGTCTGTCCGCGCATATCGAGTGCCAAGCGCCTCCGAGCGACTGACTTTCAGGCAAGCAATGCAGATCATCTACGAACAGTTTACGACATGGGCATTACGATGGTTTCGCTAGGCGAGGGCAAGGTGCAGTTGCTGCACAGTTTCTATAAC GCCAAATCACCAGAGGACGCAGAACGGGGACTAGTCTTTATGCAGGAAATGGTGGAACTATCGAAGTCGAATGCCATTCCCAATACTCAGCTGCAAGCAGTGGCTTTCCGGAGGGACGACGATCAGGAAATGCATGTTCTGGAGGCCGGGCCCAGCCACTTCGGGATGGAGCTGACGAACGATATGTCCGTCGTGCAGCAAGCCGTTTACGCGAAGCCCATAAAACTGTGCTCAG CCCTCAAAAACGCCGATGAAATTCGTGGTaaaatcgtcatcgtcgaacGAGGAGAATGCACGTTTGTGGACAAAGCAAGAAAAGCACAAACCGCGG GCGCGGTTGCGGCAATAGTGTTCGATAATATGCCAAACACGTCGATTAACAATCAGCAAATGTTCGCCATGTCCGGGGACGGACGGGACGACGTTCAGATACCGGTTGTGTTTCTCTTCACGAAAGAGGCGGAACAGCTCATGACAACCATCAAGCAGCAGCCAACCACGGAG CTTACACTAATGTCCGTCTCCGGCCTGAAGGAAAAGCTGGACCGAGAGCGCGCAGACACAACGAAGACTGACACAAATAGCAAATCAAAAACGGCAACGCCATAG